In the genome of Theropithecus gelada isolate Dixy chromosome 19, Tgel_1.0, whole genome shotgun sequence, the window AGAAATCGTTTTTTCCTTGGGAGATCCACATTTTAGTTCATACATGAAATGTGTTTCTGAATTTTAACTGCCAGGAGTAGTGTTTTTCCTTAGGGTAAGTGTTAGTTTCCACAGGAAAAATCTGAATTTATCTGCAAGGAGTAAAATTTTTGCTTAAGTCCAAATTGTACACgaaatattttactaaatttgAATATCTTTAACATtggaagttctttttttaaaaaacactggaAGCATTTTAAGAACTGCaagaccaaattttaaaaaaataaaaccagtattAGCGATGATTACCAGGAGTTACTGGAAATAATTTTGTCCTATGGGAGGATGGGCGCGTTTGGACACCCCTCCCAATACCCGGGGGCCTACCCAGGGGAGGGGTCCCGCTGCGTGAAGGGACCCTAGGGAGGGCGACGTGCACCACGACAAACAAACGGGCACTCGGAGACCCCCGAAAATCGGCCCCAGCGAGCCGCCCACGCCCCAAGGCACGGTTGTGGGGGCGGGGACGGCTCAGGGCGAGCGCAGCGCGTACCCGGCGCTATGGCAGCCCCGCCCCCGGGCGCCCGCAGAAGGACGCGCGCGGGAGGGGGCGTGGCCCGAGGCTCACCAACCAATCTCCAGAGCGCCTCTCCGTTTTCCTTGACCTTCTACCAATCAGACGCTGGAAGGGGCGGGCGTGACTGTTTTTCCCGGCGGCCCCGCGGCTCTGCCTCTCGTGCGGCCGCGTTCCCGGCGGTGCGGGGGGCGTGGCCCTGGCGCGGCGTCTATAAAGGCGGGCGGCGGCAGCAGCGCCATTTTGCGAACGGCgagcagcggcggcggcgcggaGAGGCGCAGCGGAGGTTTTCCTGGTTTCGGACCCCAGCGGCCGGATGGTGAAATCCTCCCTGCAGCGGATCCTCAATAGCCACTGCTTCgccagagagaaggaaggggataAACCCAGCGCCACCATCCACGCCAGCTGCACCATGCCGCTTCTAAGCCTGCATAGCCGCGGAGGCAGCAGCAGTGAGAGGTGAGCGCCCCGCCCCCGTCCGAAGCTTCCAGAAGCGCAGGCCCGCGGGGGGCCGTCCTCGGGGCGCCAGATAGGTCCCCGGCGCGCGAGATCCGCCCCTTTGTCAAGGCCAGAGTCGTGCTGGGGACGAGGTAGGGGCAGGGCGGGCCTGGAGGTCCCCCCGGCCTTGGCAGCGCTGTTGGGTCGGGTTTGGGGGTCACGGGTGCGGAGTTGGATTTGAGGGGCGCCGTCTGGGGCGCCTGATGTGGGGGTGGGGCATGAGTCGGAGGTCGGATTTGGGCGCAGGACGGGGAATGTGGGGGAGGCGTGTGTGTTTTTTGGGGTTCGCAGGATGGGACTCGGCtttggaggaggggagagagttGGATTTGGGGGACGCAGACTGGAAATTCGGTTTGGAGGAGGAGTGTGCGAGCTGGACGGATTTGGGAGGCGCAGGATGGGGCAATCTGGTTGGGGGCGGGGTCGGCCTTGGGGGGCTGGTCCGAGGCCAGGCAGGGCCCGCAGGGCCGGTGAATCTGCACTTTTCGGTCCCGGCCGTTGAGCGTGCGCTGCCGGAGCGGGGAGCGCTTCGCGGCGGACGAGCTCCCGTGGGTCTCCTGCGCCTCGATGTGGCCCCCGCACGCAACCGACTTCGTGGGCCCCGTTTTTCGCCCCAGAGCGAGTCGGTCTGGATGGCCGGGGACGCGCGGGGCGAGGCCGCGTACGTAGACGGCACCCAGTTGTTCTCCGCGGGGGCCGTCGGGGAGCCGGGGGTCGCGCATTCGGACAACCCGACAGCGCCGTGGGAAGTCCCCCGCCGCCTCCCGGGACGACGCGTCCCGCTTCAGGGGACGCGGGTGCCAGCTGCGATTGTGGGGGAGCCCGCGGGGTTTCGGTCGAGCTTCCACGAGTGCGTCTTCCGAGGTGGGCGTCGCTGAGTCCCGGGAATCGGGAAGTTGGGCCGCGGTGCTGGCGGTGCCACGGTTTGGGGGCCGTGCAAAATGGAGGCAACTTTGGGGCCTGTTTACACCGCGCAGCAAATGGCTGCTGGCGCTGCCGGTTGCGCGATTGTGAAAATCTCCCCCGGGGCGCAGGGCCGCGTCTGCCTAGATGACGCAACCGGGAGGGCGCGGGGGCGGGCGGGGGGCGGCCAGGAGCAGTAGCGGGGCGCGTCCTCCGCGAGGTCAGGCCAGGCCCGCCCCCTCCTCGCGGGGACAAGCAAGGGTTCCAGATTCTGACCGCAGTGCAGGGTGGAAAGGGGAAGCCGCAGCCGGGCTGAAAAGGGGAAGCGCCGGCTGGCGCGGTGGCGGGGGGGCGGTGAGGCTCTGTCCCGGCGGGGCTACGTGAGGGGAAGGGACCCCCCCCCGCCCTGGGAGGGTTGGGCTATTCCGGGCGGCGCCGCCCAAGACGTCGGGGCTCAGTGATCGATGCCATTGTAGGTGCTTGGGGCAGGCGTTGGAGCTGCCCTTGGGAAGCCCCGGGGGTGTGGGGCCGGGTGGGCCCCAGCCTGGGCGGGGCGGGGTCTTCTGGCCGGGGCAGAGGTGGGCGGCCGAAGACCGGCCGGGCGCCCTGGAGGAGTCTCCGCCGGGATCCTGGCGCTGCCTGGTGATCGCATCTGCCTTCAGTTCCAGGGTCTCCCTCCGCTGCTGTAGTAACCCGGGTCCGGGGCCTCGGTGGTGCTCCTGATGCCCCTCACCCACCCCTGAAGATCCCAGGTGGGCGAGGGAATAGTCAGAGGGATCACAATCTTTCAGCTAACTTATTCTACTCCGTGAGTACGGCGCTGGGGTGGGCGGGGCTGCTGGGGCCGCTGGCGCTTGTGCACTTCGCTGCCGGTACCTGTGATTGAATTTAATCCTGGGAACCCTTCTGAGTTTCATCAGAGAGGGCGCGCAGTCTCCTGCAGCCCAGGCCTTGCTTGAGCTGAACACGGCTTAGGTCCAAGCCTTAGCGCTGCCGGTCTCTTGCCCGTGGGGTGAGTCGGGGTTCTGAATTACGCTGCACCGTCCCCCGGACAGGATGATCGGCTGAATGTAACAGAGGAACTAACGTCCAACGACAAGACGAGGATTCTCAACGTCCAGTCCAGGCTCACAGACGCCAAACGCATTAACTGGCGAACAGTGCTGAGTGGAGGCAGCCTCTACATCGAGATCCCGGGCGGCGCGCTGCCTGAGGGGAGCAAGGACAGGTGAGGGCGGGGACTGGGCGGGGGGTGCTTACCCAGGGGGGCAGGGACAGATGAGGGAGGGCACTGCCTTCAGGCAGCAAATATGGGGGCCACCATCGCTGTAATGGGTTGGGATgggccccccctttttttttttttttttgagagggagtcttgctcttgtcgcccaggctggagtgcaatggcatgatctcggctcactgtaacttccgccttccgggttcgagtgattttcctgcctcaacctcccgagtagctgggattacaggcgcccgccacccatgctcagctaatttttgtgtttttagtagagacgaggtttcgctgtgttggccaggctggtctcaaa includes:
- the OAZ1 gene encoding LOW QUALITY PROTEIN: ornithine decarboxylase antizyme 1 (The sequence of the model RefSeq protein was modified relative to this genomic sequence to represent the inferred CDS: deleted 1 base in 1 codon), whose amino-acid sequence is MVKSSLQRILNSHCFAREKEGDKPSATIHASCTMPLLSLHSRGGSSSESSRVSLRCCSNPGPGPRWCSDAPHPPLKIPGGRGNSQRDHNLSANLFYSDDRLNVTEELTSNDKTRILNVQSRLTDAKRINWRTVLSGGSLYIEIPGGALPEGSKDSFAVLLEFAEEQLRADHVFICFHKNREDRAALLRTFSFLGFEIVRPGHPLVPKRPDACFMAYTFERESSGEEEE